The nucleotide window ATCCGGTAAATCCTGTTTCTATATACGGAAATCATAAATTCATGAGTGAAATGATTTGCAGGCAATTTTACGATTACTTCAAAATTCAAACCTGTTCATTACGAATATTTTCAGCTTACGGGCCAGGTTTACAAAAGCAATTGTTTTGGGATATGTATCAAAAAACAATTAAAAGCAAAAGCATAAATTTATTTGGAACAGGCAATGAAACACGTGATTTTATTTATATAAAAGACCTTGTAAAAGCAATTGAATTAATAGTAAGTGAGAAAAAATTTAAATACAGAGAAATTAATATTGCCAATGGAACTGAGGTTTCAATAAGACAAGCAGCGGAAATATTTTATTCCTTATATGATCCTTCAATAAAATTCGAATTCTCCGGAGAAGAAAAACCCGGAGATCCAAAGAATTGGAAAGCAAATATTGCTGTTTTAAAATCCTTTGATTATAAAACTGAATACGGTATTGAAGAGGGGATAGCCGAATATGTGGAATGGCTTAAAAAATTATAAATGTTAAAAATTGTTTTTACAACTGATGGTATTTTCCCTTATTCTGTTGGAGGGATACAGCGTCATTCAAGATTGCTTATAGAAGAACTTGCAAAAAGAGATGATATTCATCTGTCTGTTGTACATCCTCACAAAAATGTAAACGTATTTCCTTCTTATAACAACATAAAGGAAATAACAGTGGATGATATTGATACTTCAAAATTATATATTTCAGAATGTTTTAATTATTCCCAAAGGGTTTATGAGGCAATTAAAGATATTGATTGTGATGTTGTTTATGCTCAAGGAATCAGTATTTGGTATAAAATAAATAATTGTAAAAATAAGCTTATTGTCAATCCCCATGGACTGGAAGCTTACCAGGCTATTTCGTTAAAGGATAAGTTAATTGGTTTTCCATTTCGCTTAATTCAAAATTATATTTTCAGTAAAGCAAGGTATATAGCCTCAGAAGGAGGGCTTTTAACAAAAATATTAATAGAAAGAAACCCTTCAGATAAAATTGTTTTTTTACCTAATGCAGTTAATCTCCCCCAAATGGAAGCTGAGCATATTTGGAACAAAGAAAAAATAAACCTGTTGTTCCTGGCACGCTTTGCATCCAATAAAGGAATAAACATTTTAATAAAAGCAATAGAAGAACTAAACTGGGAGGGTTTTGAAAACAAACTTACTTTCAACTTGGCAGGTAAAGGCCCTTTATTCGAATATTACAGCACAAACTATAAGTTCAGCAATGTGAATTACCTTGGTTTTGTTGCTGATGACAAGCTGGAAAGTTTGTATCAAGATAATGATTTGTTTGTTCTGCCAACACTTTTTGAAGGAATGCCAACGGTTGTTTTAGAGGCCATGAGCCATAAAATGCCTGTTGTGGTTTCAGATGTGGGGGCTACTGCTGAACTGGTGGATGATACAAACGGATACCTGATTAAAAAAAATAATGTAGGGGCCTTGAAAAAGGCCATTTTAAGTTTTTATCATTTACCTGCAGGTGAAAAAGAAATTCTTTCTCAAAAATCTTATCAGAAAGTGAAAAGCGGTTTTACATGGGAACAGGTGGCCAAGAAACATGTGGAGTTGTTTGAGAAAATGATAAGTAAGTCCTTCTGAATGTGTAACCGTCATTTTGAGTTCCGATTTTTTTTATCGGGCAGCAATCTGTTGAAAAGGGGTTGGGAGCTGTTTTCAAACTCCGATAATAATTGAATAAGATTGCTTTTCGAAATAAATTCTGGGACAGTCTGTTCCTGTTGAGCATGAGAGGGCTTCTACTAGAGAAGAAATTTGTTTTTATGAATAAAATACCCTGTTGTCCGGGGAAAAGGATAGAGATTCCTCATTTCTCTTCATTCCATTGGAATGACAAGGGATTCAGTTAACTCAATGAGAGGGAGGGGAAGTTGCGGCCTTGCCGTAACTTAACCCCTCCCTCTCACAAAAGACTTAAAAAGCCTGTTATTTCGAACGTAGGGAGGAATCTTATTATATTTTACTGGACAACAATGAATAAAACACTCAATCACCATAGAAAATTATAAATGAAATTTATAATTTTCTATGGTGATTGAGGCCTCCAATACAGATTATCAAATAAATAATCGCTATCTTTGCATAGAAAATTATAAATATATATTATAATTTTCTATGCAAATGATATTACGTACAGCAGGAAAAGAAATAAAAATTTTACTAAAACAATTTCCGGTAATTGTTTTGTTGGGTCCACGCCAAGTTGGGAAAACAACGCTTGTTGCAGAACTTGTTCCCGAAATCGAAAAAGATGCGGTCTGGTTTGATTTGGAAAAACCATCTGACTATGATAAAATGAATAATGCAGAATTGGTTTTAGGGAACTTAAGGGATAAATGTGTGATTATAGATGAAATTCAATTGCGTCCTGAATTATTTTCATTGCTTCGTCCCCTTGTGGATGCTAAAAGAGAGCCTTGCAGGTTTATTATTCTTGGTTCAGCCAAGCCTTCTATAGTAAAGGGAGTGTCTGAATCACATGCCGGCAGGGCAGCATATCATCAGTTAATGCCTTTCTCCCTGCCCGAGGTTCAAAAGAAAATATCCATGGAAAAGCATCACTTTGTTGGTGGTTTTCCTGATTCTGCTTTGGCAGGTTCTGATAATGCATCAAAAAAATGGTTGGATAATTTTATTCGTTCCTATACCGAAATAGATCTTCAGAAGCTTGGAATTGGAGCTTCCCCTGTTATGTCCAGGCGGTTATGGGAGATGCTGGCCTGGCAAAACGGTAATCTGGTTAATTATTCAGCCTTGGGAAACTCCTTGGGCATTTCATATAATACCGTTAAAGGTTATGTTGATTATTTTGAAGGTGCTTTTCTTATTTCCCGCCTTCTTCCTTTTCATAATAACATTAAAAAGCGACTGGTCAAGTCTCCAAAAATATATATTAACGATACTGGTATATTACATCGTTTGCTTAGAATTCAGGACTTTTATCAATTGCAGGGCTCACCCATGATGGGTGCATCCTGGGAAGCATATGTTCTGGCTCAGGTACGTGCATCATTGCCTTCCGATATTGATTTGTACTTTTATCGTACACATGCTGGTGCGGAGGTTGATCTTGTATTCACCAAAGGATTAAAACCTATAGCCACTGCAGAAATCAAATATTCTCTTTCTCCTGAAATCACCAAAGGGATGTTATCGGTTATCGATGATCTCAAAACATCTGATAACTTTGTGATTATTCCTTCACAGGATGATGATTACCCGATTAAAAAAAATATTGTCGGCTGCGGATTGAGTATCTTTTTAGAAAAATACCTGCCTGAATTATGATTCCGATAGTTATCGGATAGCTCCCGAATTATCGGGAAACCCTTAAGAATATAACATGGCGTCCGCCTCAGATGGAAATTAAAAAACAAAAAAACACATTTGATAAAATCCTTATCCTGGCCGGTACCCGGCCAATTTTATAAAAGCTACCCAGTTTAAAATAGTGGAGGAAAGGTTTGCTGACATTACAGTTGGAATAGTTTACACCACATAGCAATATCCATAAAAATGGAAGAAGTTTTTTTTGAGCAGTTTAATTTTAAGTCCGGATATTTTTTAAATACCACCTCCCGGAACAGTAAATTCACAAATGGATTTCAAATCACATTAAAATGAAAAATATATATAGATAATCGGTAAATTTCCGTTTATCACATAAAATATTTACATTTGCACATGGAATTATTCAGGGAGTTGTCCAAATATACCTCTTATCCTATTGCGCATCAGGTGCTGGTGTCTTTGCTTAAAGGCTATAAAAGGCCAAATGATAAAATTCAAGACTTACTGTCTAAAAAGATATTGATTCCAATTAAAAGAGGACTTTATATCACCGGCCCTGTATTAGAAGGCCAGTCCCCGGAACCTATATTAATAGCCAATATTTTGTCGGGGCCAAGTTATGTGTCAATGACTTATGCACTTTCACACTACGGATGGATACCTGAAAAAGTATATGAGGTTTCCTCAGTGACCATCAAAGTTTCTAAAATTTTTAAAAATGAACTGGGTATTTTCACTTATACAAAGCTACCGCTTCCCTATTATAGCTTTGGCATAACCCAATTGAAAATCAGGGATGATCAATATGCTTTAATGGCAAGTGCGGAAAAAGCATTATGTGATACAGTTATTAATACCAAAGGGGTGAATTTGAGAAGCAAAAATGAGGCATCCCGTTTTTTGTTTGAGGATTTACGAATAGACAAGGGCATGTTAAAGGATGCAAATACAGCCGCCATTAAAAGCTGGCTGCCATATGCACCAAAGGGTAGTAGCTTAAATTTTTTACTTAAAGTAATTGAAGAATTATGATTAAAGAGTGGATAGAGAGTTATCAACCTAAAAATAAAACGCAAGCACAGCAGGCACTTCGGGAAATAATGCAGGAAATAGCCTTAGCAGGATTATACAGAGCTGGTTTTTTTGAAAAAGCAGCTTTTTATGGTGGCACAGCACTGAGAATATTTTATGGATTGCCAAGATATTCGGAAGATTTAGATTTTTCATTGTTAAAAAGCAATCCTGATTTTTCATTTGATAATTATGTAGATGCTATGTTAATGGAATTTGAAGCCCTTGGAATGAAAGTATCGATGAAGAGTAAAGAGAAGAGTGCTGCCAGCTCCATAGAATCGGCCTTTCTAAAGTCAGAAACCTTATGGAAAGAATTAATTCTTACCCAAATGCCTATTATCAAAGGGGAAGAGCAAATAATCAGACTTAAAATAAAATTAGAAATAGACACACATCCACCATTGGGATTTAATACAGAAGAAAAATTATTGTTAAAACCATTCTCCTGTTATGTTAAATGTTTTACGCTTCCTGATTTATTTGCCGGAAAAATGCATGCTTTGCTCTATAGAAAATGGAAAAACCGGGTAAAAGGAAGAGATTGGTATGATTTGGAATGGTATATCAGGCATGCAATACCCTTGAATTCTTCCCATTTTATGATCAGAGCTGTTCAAAGTGGTGATTGGAAGGCTGCTGAACTCATAAGCAATGAAAAAGTAATACAA belongs to Bacteroidota bacterium and includes:
- a CDS encoding SDR family oxidoreductase, whose translation is MIKVLIFGSSGFVGAALVKYMSELGYSVSGCDIINNDEKEYLNAFYFAQDNQESLNEIFLSNYDVCINCAGSASVAYSFENPFKDYELNTRIVFRILSSIKKESPECRFINLSSAAVYGNPASLPIKEEDPVNPVSIYGNHKFMSEMICRQFYDYFKIQTCSLRIFSAYGPGLQKQLFWDMYQKTIKSKSINLFGTGNETRDFIYIKDLVKAIELIVSEKKFKYREINIANGTEVSIRQAAEIFYSLYDPSIKFEFSGEEKPGDPKNWKANIAVLKSFDYKTEYGIEEGIAEYVEWLKKL
- a CDS encoding glycosyltransferase family 4 protein, which encodes MLKIVFTTDGIFPYSVGGIQRHSRLLIEELAKRDDIHLSVVHPHKNVNVFPSYNNIKEITVDDIDTSKLYISECFNYSQRVYEAIKDIDCDVVYAQGISIWYKINNCKNKLIVNPHGLEAYQAISLKDKLIGFPFRLIQNYIFSKARYIASEGGLLTKILIERNPSDKIVFLPNAVNLPQMEAEHIWNKEKINLLFLARFASNKGINILIKAIEELNWEGFENKLTFNLAGKGPLFEYYSTNYKFSNVNYLGFVADDKLESLYQDNDLFVLPTLFEGMPTVVLEAMSHKMPVVVSDVGATAELVDDTNGYLIKKNNVGALKKAILSFYHLPAGEKEILSQKSYQKVKSGFTWEQVAKKHVELFEKMISKSF
- a CDS encoding ATP-binding protein, which encodes MILRTAGKEIKILLKQFPVIVLLGPRQVGKTTLVAELVPEIEKDAVWFDLEKPSDYDKMNNAELVLGNLRDKCVIIDEIQLRPELFSLLRPLVDAKREPCRFIILGSAKPSIVKGVSESHAGRAAYHQLMPFSLPEVQKKISMEKHHFVGGFPDSALAGSDNASKKWLDNFIRSYTEIDLQKLGIGASPVMSRRLWEMLAWQNGNLVNYSALGNSLGISYNTVKGYVDYFEGAFLISRLLPFHNNIKKRLVKSPKIYINDTGILHRLLRIQDFYQLQGSPMMGASWEAYVLAQVRASLPSDIDLYFYRTHAGAEVDLVFTKGLKPIATAEIKYSLSPEITKGMLSVIDDLKTSDNFVIIPSQDDDYPIKKNIVGCGLSIFLEKYLPEL
- a CDS encoding nucleotidyl transferase AbiEii/AbiGii toxin family protein; this translates as MIKEWIESYQPKNKTQAQQALREIMQEIALAGLYRAGFFEKAAFYGGTALRIFYGLPRYSEDLDFSLLKSNPDFSFDNYVDAMLMEFEALGMKVSMKSKEKSAASSIESAFLKSETLWKELILTQMPIIKGEEQIIRLKIKLEIDTHPPLGFNTEEKLLLKPFSCYVKCFTLPDLFAGKMHALLYRKWKNRVKGRDWYDLEWYIRHAIPLNSSHFMIRAVQSGDWKAAELISNEKVIQLLSNKIKQVSFSQIKEDIIRFIPDPKVLDIWSENYFLDLIKHLKVE